A window of the Dickeya dianthicola NCPPB 453 genome harbors these coding sequences:
- the tssM gene encoding type VI secretion system membrane subunit TssM has product MLKIIITFLRQQLPKLKPSWLLLGVVVWTVALVLAWWLGPRLTLGDMRPLQSVWGRVVFTLVWLWLGFAYSAWRVWQRVQQWRAERREQQIIEQDPLQVYVDSQQTFLDRWLQAFQAQLGKKALYAMPWYLAIGLSGSGKSSLIHRANPANKLNPKLDAELREVAGGQQVNSWVGESAVIWDPSGQLLAQPEVGAEPSAGRHARLWQHLLQWLSLNRRRQPLNGLVLTIDLSWLSQASVSERKAYAQVMRARLQEIAVNINTRLPLYVALTRLDMLRGFDVVYRSLNREARQAVLGVTFTPQASHGKGWLEELERFWDDWIANLNNNLPEMLLTQSDSGVRNTLFTFVRQLAGLKDYVTDVLSETLATGDDRAFLVRGLYVSSVYQQGVPFDAFAQSASRRYQLPEPINAAMRGESNTFFVQKLFPEVIFPEASLAGENRLHSLYRRRRMSIGVTCMVLFGLAMIGSWHHFYRVNEEAGRNVLTKAQAFIGTNELEGQAGYGYQQLPRLNLIRDATLSFGNYHERTPMMADLGLYQGDKIGPYVEGSYLQMLNQRFLPAVMQGLLEDLNQAPAGSEQKLTILRVMRMLDDASGRNKTLVEQFMALRWQKAFPGQGKVQEQLMQHLDYALESTDWHQSREQKDTVAIASFAPFVDPIANAQRELSKLPMYQRVYQSLVMKATQVLPPDLAIRDEVGPTFDSVFTLRNDKAGTVPRLLTYPGFSDFYLKQDKALLDLTALDAWVLGQRERAHLSEADRKEILRQVNDRYITDYINQWQKALANIDVQPLEGPEQALNILTDITGNDQPFQRVLTTVSDNTRIRKLADDENDTAQGINTRIGRPFMTINAALSGRGEQGPLVQEVNQKLTDLYHYLDQIVNATDPGQAALKAVQARQGNKFADPVFALQQYARSLPAPLDRWVGQLAGESASLVTGLAMSSLNQEWTDKVVTPFNEKLADRYPFNPSSDKDVPLSEMERFFAVGGTLDSFYQSNLKSIMDSGMLEESASPLQTELVKQLERATRLRQTLFNAQGSLEIHFVVEPVELTANKRRSVLNLDGQLLEYSHGRRTKTPLVWPNSMRDGAESKLTLVPDDRERSPRSLSFTGPWAMFRLLTNGQLTQVNDNTFDVRFSLEQGGMTYRVYTDASHNPFAGGLFSQFKLPDSLY; this is encoded by the coding sequence ATGTTGAAAATAATCATTACCTTTCTGCGGCAACAACTGCCGAAACTGAAACCTTCCTGGCTGCTGCTGGGCGTGGTGGTATGGACGGTGGCGCTGGTGCTGGCCTGGTGGCTGGGGCCGCGTCTAACCCTCGGCGATATGCGCCCGCTGCAAAGCGTGTGGGGCCGCGTGGTGTTCACGCTGGTCTGGCTGTGGCTGGGTTTCGCCTACAGCGCCTGGCGCGTGTGGCAGCGGGTGCAGCAATGGCGCGCGGAACGGCGTGAACAGCAGATTATCGAGCAGGACCCGTTGCAGGTGTACGTCGACAGCCAACAAACCTTTCTGGACCGCTGGTTGCAGGCGTTTCAGGCGCAACTGGGCAAGAAAGCGCTGTACGCCATGCCCTGGTATTTGGCGATCGGCCTGTCCGGCAGCGGTAAAAGCAGCCTGATTCATCGCGCCAACCCGGCCAACAAGCTCAACCCGAAACTGGATGCGGAATTGCGCGAAGTGGCGGGCGGCCAGCAGGTCAACAGTTGGGTCGGCGAGTCGGCGGTGATTTGGGACCCGAGCGGTCAGCTGCTGGCCCAGCCGGAAGTCGGCGCGGAGCCGTCGGCCGGGCGCCACGCCCGCCTGTGGCAACACCTGTTGCAGTGGCTGAGCCTCAACCGTCGTCGTCAGCCGCTGAACGGGCTGGTGCTGACTATCGACCTGTCCTGGCTGTCGCAGGCCAGCGTGTCGGAGCGCAAGGCGTATGCGCAGGTGATGCGTGCGCGGTTGCAGGAAATCGCGGTTAACATCAACACCCGCCTGCCGTTGTACGTGGCGCTGACCCGTCTGGATATGCTGCGCGGCTTTGACGTGGTGTACCGCTCGCTGAACCGGGAAGCACGTCAGGCGGTGCTGGGGGTGACGTTCACGCCGCAGGCCAGCCACGGCAAAGGCTGGCTGGAAGAGCTGGAGCGCTTCTGGGACGACTGGATCGCCAACCTCAACAATAATCTGCCGGAAATGCTGCTCACGCAGTCGGACAGCGGCGTGCGCAATACGCTGTTTACCTTCGTGCGCCAGCTGGCCGGGTTGAAGGATTACGTGACGGACGTGTTGAGTGAAACGCTGGCGACCGGCGACGACCGCGCGTTTCTGGTGCGCGGCCTGTACGTCAGCTCGGTGTACCAGCAGGGCGTGCCGTTTGACGCCTTCGCCCAGTCCGCTTCCCGGCGTTACCAACTGCCGGAGCCTATCAACGCCGCCATGCGCGGCGAGTCCAATACCTTCTTCGTACAGAAACTGTTCCCAGAGGTGATTTTCCCGGAGGCCAGTCTGGCAGGGGAAAACCGGCTGCACAGCCTCTATCGTCGTCGCCGCATGAGCATTGGGGTGACCTGCATGGTGCTGTTTGGGCTGGCGATGATCGGTAGCTGGCACCACTTCTACCGGGTGAACGAAGAGGCCGGCCGTAACGTGCTGACCAAGGCGCAGGCGTTCATCGGCACCAACGAACTGGAAGGGCAGGCGGGGTACGGTTACCAGCAACTGCCGCGTCTGAACCTGATCCGCGACGCGACCCTGTCGTTCGGCAACTACCATGAACGTACGCCGATGATGGCCGACCTCGGGCTGTATCAGGGCGATAAGATCGGCCCTTACGTGGAAGGTTCCTACCTGCAAATGCTCAACCAGCGTTTCCTGCCGGCGGTGATGCAAGGGCTGCTGGAGGACCTGAATCAGGCGCCGGCCGGCAGCGAGCAGAAACTCACTATTTTGCGGGTGATGCGGATGCTGGACGACGCCTCCGGGCGTAACAAGACGCTGGTGGAGCAATTCATGGCCCTGCGCTGGCAGAAGGCGTTTCCGGGGCAGGGCAAGGTGCAGGAGCAACTGATGCAGCATCTGGATTACGCGCTGGAGAGTACCGACTGGCACCAGTCGCGCGAGCAGAAGGATACGGTGGCGATCGCCTCGTTTGCGCCGTTTGTGGACCCGATCGCCAACGCCCAGCGCGAGCTGAGCAAGCTGCCGATGTACCAGCGCGTCTACCAGAGTCTGGTGATGAAGGCGACGCAGGTGCTGCCGCCGGATCTGGCGATTCGCGACGAGGTCGGGCCGACGTTTGATTCGGTATTCACCCTGCGCAACGACAAGGCGGGCACGGTGCCGCGGCTGTTGACCTACCCCGGTTTCAGCGATTTCTACCTCAAGCAGGATAAAGCGTTGCTGGACCTGACCGCGCTGGATGCCTGGGTGCTGGGCCAGCGTGAGCGCGCTCATTTGAGCGAGGCCGACCGCAAAGAGATCCTGCGTCAGGTGAACGACCGCTACATCACCGATTACATCAACCAGTGGCAGAAGGCGCTGGCGAATATCGATGTCCAGCCGCTGGAAGGTCCGGAGCAGGCGCTGAATATTCTGACCGACATTACCGGTAATGATCAGCCGTTCCAGCGCGTGCTGACCACGGTGAGCGACAACACCCGCATCCGCAAGCTGGCGGATGACGAGAACGACACCGCGCAAGGCATCAATACCCGCATCGGTCGCCCGTTCATGACCATCAACGCCGCGCTGAGCGGGCGGGGCGAGCAGGGGCCGCTGGTGCAGGAGGTCAACCAGAAGCTGACCGATCTCTACCACTATCTCGATCAGATTGTGAATGCGACGGATCCGGGGCAGGCGGCGTTGAAAGCGGTGCAGGCGCGTCAGGGCAACAAGTTTGCCGATCCGGTGTTCGCGTTGCAGCAGTATGCCCGCAGCCTGCCGGCGCCGCTGGACCGTTGGGTCGGCCAACTGGCGGGAGAAAGCGCCAGTCTGGTGACCGGGTTGGCGATGTCGTCGCTCAATCAGGAGTGGACGGACAAAGTGGTGACGCCGTTCAACGAGAAACTGGCGGATCGTTACCCGTTCAATCCGTCTTCCGACAAGGATGTGCCGTTGTCCGAGATGGAACGCTTCTTCGCCGTGGGCGGTACGCTGGACAGCTTCTACCAGAGCAACCTCAAGTCGATTATGGACAGCGGTATGCTGGAGGAGAGCGCGTCGCCGTTGCAGACCGAACTGGTGAAACAGCTGGAGCGCGCCACCCGTCTGCGCCAGACGCTATTTAATGCGCAGGGCAGCCTGGAAATACACTTTGTGGTGGAACCGGTAGAGCTGACCGCCAACAAGCGCCGCAGCGTGCTGAATCTTGACGGACAGTTGCTGGAGTACAGCCACGGACGACGGACCAAAACGCCGCTGGTGTGGCCGAACAGTATGCGCGACGGCGCCGAAAGCAAGCTGACGCTGGTGCCGGATGACCGCGAACGCTCGCCGCGCAGCCTGAGCTTCACCGGCCCGTGGGCGATGTTCCGCCTGCTGACCAATGGCCAACTGACGCAGGTCAACGACAATACCTTCGACGTGCGTTTCTCGCTGGAACAAGGCGGCATGACCTATCGGGTTTACACCGACGCCAGCCACAACCC